A region from the Salvia splendens isolate huo1 chromosome 15, SspV2, whole genome shotgun sequence genome encodes:
- the LOC121768583 gene encoding exocyst complex component EXO70B2-like, with product MGATLSQQSAVDTINQWRSRPRHELIFDSGLHEIRQYFQAIDKLDDANARGSNDRLLHTATDRLKSEFEAVLRRSAAAAPGPASTTTEWSSSVSDSTANAFRFEDYAPAGDAVSPDAADFLKNITARLNFRGKIEDCVRVYKSVRKPQLQSQLIRLRFDELRGDHNQRRYVQDELKVKMELWIQVSKICVKILFEREKKLCDQIFGDVDAAAAADCFIGTVKDSAVLLFRFAEDLSLRKQPHHTMAAVLDVYEAFLWVLPSTEALFASTPGKGIRDVCSQAYSLIQGDAVRMLYDLQHDILHDAAASDEQGGGGVHPTTNFVVGQIEVVVKNKDLLTGLIRSAPSLNFGDTAIPDEELRQYANGSGFLEQYLVLTVIVLLRNLDKKSRSYGDPCLGHLFAMNNLRGILKVIEASPNLQEMVGGRLITKMSDDLESARASYETTMCEKFLTCLRRDGIYTSRCCFRSRASKAAVRRRLNSFNDVFKKVDELHSLWKIPDLQLRNEVRLRMSEILVPRYRKFIEEFGNKPETRLLLVEGNMKYRPEELEALVQQRLFANSDS from the coding sequence ATGGGAGCAACCCTCAGCCAGCAATCCGCCGTCGACACCATCAACCAGTGGCGATCGCGGCCGCGCCACGAGCTGATCTTCGACTCCGGCCTCCACGAGATCCGGCAGTACTTCCAAGCGATCGACAAGCTCGACGACGCCAATGCGCGCGGCTCCAACGACAGGCTCCTCCACACCGCCACCGACCGCCTCAAATCCGAATTCGAAGCCGTCCTCCGCCgcagcgccgccgccgcccccggccccgcctccaccaccaccgagTGGAGCTCCTCCGTGTCCGACAGCACCGCCAACGCCTTCCGCTTCGAAGACTACGCCCCCGCCGGCGACGCAGTCAGCCCCGACGCCGCCGATTTCCTCAAAAACATCACCGCCAGATTGAATTTTCGCGGGAAAATCGAAGACTGCGTTAGGGTTTATAAGAGCGTGAGAAAGCCCCAATTGCAATCGCAGCTAATACGACTCCGTTTCGATGAGCTGAGAGGAGATCACAATCAGAGGAGATACGTCCAAGACGAGCTCAAGGTGAAGATGGAGCTATGGATTCAGGTCTCCAAAATCTGCGTAAAAATCCTcttcgagagagagaagaaactCTGCGATCAGATCTTCGGAGACGTCgacgccgctgccgccgccgacTGCTTCATCGGAACAGTGAAGGACTCCGCGGTCCTTCTGTTCCGATTTGCGGAGGATCTTAGCCTCAGGAAGCAGCCGCACCACACGATGGCGGCGGTTCTCGATGTTTACGAGGCGTTCCTTTGGGTGCTCCCCAGCACAGAGGCTTTGTTTGCCTCTACACCGGGGAAGGGGATCAGGGACGTATGCTCCCAGGCATACTCTCTCATCCAAGGAGACGCCGTCAGGATGCTGTACGACCTGCAGCACGACATCCTCCACGATGCGGCAGCCTCAGACGAGCAGGGCGGGGGCGGGGTCCACCCCACCACGAATTTCGTGGTGGGGCAGATTGAGGTAGTGGTGAAAAATAAAGACCTGCTCACGGGGCTGATCAGATCCGCCCCGTCGCTGAATTTTGGCGACACCGCAATTCCAGACGAGGAATTGCGGCAGTACGCCAACGGCAGCGGTTTCCTGGAGCAGTACTTGGTCCTGACCGTCATAGTACTGCTCAGGAACCTCGACAAGAAATCGAGGAGCTACGGAGACCCCTGTCTAGGGCATCTGTTCGCGATGAACAATCTCCGTGGCATCCTGAAGGTGATCGAGGCGTCGCCCAACCTGCAGGAGATGGTCGGGGGACGTCTGATCACCAAGATGAGCGACGACCTAGAGTCCGCCCGGGCGAGCTACGAGACAACCATGTGCGAAAAGTTCCTAACGTGCTTGCGCCGCGACGGGATCTATACGAGCCGCTGCTGCTTCCGATCGCGGGCGTCGAAGGCCGCGGTGAGACGGCGGCTGAACAGCTTCAACGATGTGTTCAAGAAAGTTGATGAATTGCATTCTCTTTGGAAGATTCCGGATCTTCAACTAAGAAATGAAGTTCGTCTTCGTATGTCGGAAATTTTGGTACCACGTTATAGAAAATTTATTGAAGAATTTGGTAATAAACCTGAGACAAGGCTACTACTAGTTGAAGGTAACATGAAGTATCGACCTGAGGAACTTGAGGCCTTAGTTCAACAAAGATTGTTTGCAAATAGTGATTCTTGA
- the LOC121767671 gene encoding uncharacterized protein LOC121767671 → MSTSIINDSMVIASGPDGPAVNGPLNTISGQVEVEFATCDCCGLTEECTLPYIETIRERYGGKWICGLCAEAVKDEIVRCQKLISPDEAVARHISFCSKFRAVGPPEDPTVHLIRAMGRLMRKGLESPKSVPCSPNNKLEIEGVGVFTRSESCIPSLTLVDASVYHRGLE, encoded by the exons ATGTCTACGAGTATAATTAACGATTCAATGGTGATTGCTTCCGGCCCGGACGGGCCCGCTGTAAACGGGCCCTTGAACACTATTTCGGGCCAAGTCGAGGTGGAATTCGCTACATGCGACTGCTGCGGGCTTACGGAGGAATGCACTCTTCCTTACATCGAGACTATTCGCGAAAG ATATGGCGGGAAGTGGATATGCGGGCTTTGTGCGGAGGCGGTGAAGGACGAGATCGTGAGGTGTCAGAAGCTGATAAGCCCGGACGAGGCTGTGGCCCGGCATATCAGCTTCTGCAGCAAGTTTCGGGCCGTCGGGCCGCCGGAGGACCCGACGGTGCACCTGATTCGGGCCATGGGGAGGCTAATGAGGAAGGGGCTGGAGAGCCCGAAGTCGGTGCCGTGTAGCCCGAATAATAAGCTCGAAATAGAAGGCGTTGGTGTGTTTACTCGGTCGGAGAGTTGTATACCGAGTTTAACCCTAGTGGATGCCTCGGTGTATCATCGTGGGTTGGAATGA
- the LOC121768539 gene encoding putative disease resistance protein RGA3 — translation MSDAVITVILTQVATILEKQIREELSLVCGVGHQFKKLQSEFESIRAVIADAEKRQVKEESVKDWLEKLKDVSYDTEDVLSEWITAMQKVESDGCRASRSRKVTSLFTMPCFSFDRVAFRREIAIKIKKINERLSDIAAEKVRYNFSEVLSNEILERPKTASFIDDAEVEGRDVDKENLIGRLLGRENRGKGLNVVSLVGLGGVGKTTLAQLAFNSDEVVNHFDRAVWVCASDPFDEVRIARAILEFIEGSAPYLFELETLVTKIRNYVEGERFLLVLDDVWTEDFRKWEQLLKSLKTGKAGSTILVTTRKESVARIMGSSDLLRLGGLSVADSWTLFEKIAFLERKRERFEEVGRKIAEKCKGLPLAIKAIASLMRFKATVKEWEDVLRSEFWELEEAEAESLFPPLMLSYYDLPSNVKRCFTFCAFFPKDHAIEASNLVQLWMAHGYLAASTGSFSVEAEAERVGQDYLQILAMRSFFQDVVRDRDRIVSVRMHDMVHDFAHYIAKNECSVIEFNFDFQRRMESSHKRARHLTVVRAEGSQFPNVTNVGKLFTLWVQSFYDTPPIISQLDRVDPDFIRRLLSLRALDFSRNRLGELPKEMGLLIKLKHLNLSHNPFWELPETLCDLYNLQTLKLSGCHHLRRLPSKIEKLTNLRHLEIDRTSSLKMLPKGIAELASLQTLNKFIIMNDRSNAACGLVELKSLNNLRGCLKIEGLGFAAGAAEAKKAELRNKARLSDLEMDFSPLIKSDDSQYEVIEELEAPENLESLQITSYGGMSLPRWIMNLTKLQRIILQDCPNCAALPPLTLLPLLVTLHLEGLNSMKCLDFDSLGARANGGATLAFPALKKLKISRMERWEEWDVSLGGAAMPRLRCLKISQCGKVKALPALLLRGSMLRKLRIDGCPVLHRLYNKESGELWSEIAHISKVKSFLKFINVVLRRICVLFWCGLFEVVNVIV, via the exons ATGTCCGATGCAGTCATCACAGTCATCCTCACGCAGGTCGCGACGATCCTCGAAAAGCAGATTCGCGAAGAGCTCAGCCTCGTCTGCGGCGTCGGCCACCAATTCAAGAAGCTCCAGAGCGAATTCGAGTCGATCAGAGCAGTAATCGCCGACGCAGAGAAGCGTCAGGTGAAAGAAGAGTCCGTCAAAGACTGGCTCGAAAAGCTCAAAGATGTTTCCTACGACACCGAAGATGTTCTCTCGGAATGGATCACCGCGATGCAGAAAGTTGAAAGCGACGGCTGCCGAGCTTCTCGCTCTAGAAAG GTGACCTCTCTCTTCACCATGCCTTGCTTCAGTTTCGATAGAGTTGCATTTCGCCGGGAAATAGCGataaagatcaagaaaatcaacgAGAGGCTTTCAGATATTGCAGCTGAGAAAGTAAGGTATAATTTTAGTGAGGTTTTGAGTAATGAGATTTTGGAGAGGCCCAAAACGGCGTCGTTTATCGACGATGCCGAGGTAGAAGGGAGGGATGTGGATAAGGAGAATTTGATTGGTCGATTGTTGGGCCGCGAGAATCGAGGAAAAGGTCTAAATGTGGTGTCGTTGGTGGGGTTGGGTGGGGTCGGGAAGACGACCCTCGCACAGCTGGCGTTCAACTCTGACGAGGTGGTTAACCACTTCGACAGAGCGGTATGGGTGTGCGCGTCCGACCCTTTCGACGAGGTGCGGATCGCGAGGGCGATTTTGGAATTTATCGAGGGTAGTGCCCCTTATTTGTTTGAGCTTGAGACATTGGTTACCAAGATTAGGAACTATGTGGAGGGGGAGAGGTTCTTGCTAGTCTTGGATGATGTTTGGACTGAGGATTTTAGGAAGTGGGAGCAACTTTTAAAGTCTTTAAAGACCGGGAAAGCCGGTAGCACGATCCTCGTGACCACGAGGAAGGAGAGCGTGGCAAGGATCATGGGGAGTAGCGACCTGCTCCGGCTAGGGGGGCTCTCTGTGGCGGACTCGTGGACCTTGTTTGAGAAGATCGCGTTCCTTGAGAGGAAACGCGAGAGGTTTGAGGAGGTCGGGAGGAAGATAGCAGAGAAGTGCAAGGGGTTGCCTCTGGCTATCAAGGCGATAGCCAGTTTGATGAGATTTAAGGCGACGGTTAAAGAGTGGGAGGACGTGCTGAGGAGCGAGTTTTGGGAGttggaggaggcggaggcggagagTCTTTTCCCGCCCTTGATGTTGAGCTACTATGACCTGCCTTCGAATGTGAAGCGTTGCTTCACATTCTGTGCGTTTTTCCCAAAGGACCACGCCATTGAGGCTAGCAACCTCGTGCAGCTCTGGATGGCGCATGGCTACCTGGCTGCCTCGACCGGGAGTTTCTCGGTCGAGGCAGAGGCGGAGAGAGTAGGGCAAGACTACTTGCAAATCCTTGCAATGAGATCCTTTTTCCAAGATGTGGTGAGAGATAGGGATAGGATTGTGAGTGTTAGAATGCATGATATGGTCCATGATTTCGCGCACTATATCGCGAAGAACGAGTGCTCTGTCATCGAGTTCAATTTCGATTTCCAACGGAGGATGGAGTCATCACACAAGCGGGCCCGACACCTAACCGTGGTCCGAGCAGAAGGCAGCCAGTTCCCCAATGTTACTAATGTGGGGAAGCTCTTCACATTGTGGGTGCAGTCTTTCTACGACACCCCGCCTATCATATCCCAGCTCGACCGCGTTGATCCGGACTTCATACGCCGTCTGCTCTCCCTCCGGGCGTTGGATTTCAGCCGAAACCGGCTAGGGGAGCTGCCTAAAGAGATGGGCCTTTTGATCAAGCTGAAACATCTCAACTTGTCTCATAATCCATTTTGGGAGCTGCCTGAGACATTGTGTGATCTCTATAATCTGCAGACTTTGAAGCTCTCTGGTTGTCATCATCTCCGTAGATTGCCCTCGAAAATCGAGAAACTGACGAATCTTCGACACCTCGAGATCGACAGGACTAGTAGCCTCAAGATGCTGCCAAAGGGAATAGCAGAGTTGGCCTCACTTCAAACATTGAACAAATTCATCATCATGAATGACAGAAGCAATGCTGCTTGTGGGCTTGTGGAGTTAAAGAGCCTGAACAATCTACGCGGTTGTCTGAAGATCGAGGGGCTCGGGTTTGCAGCAGGCGCGGCTGAGGCGAAGAAGGCCGAGCTGAGGAACAAGGCGCGCCTCTCTGATCTTGAGATGGACTTCAGCCCTTTGATCAAGAGTGATGATAGCCAATATGAGGTGATCGAGGAGCTTGAGGCGCCCGAGAATCTCGAGTCGCTGCAGATCACGTCGTACGGGGGCATGAGCCTTCCTCGATGGATCATGAATCTCACTAAGCTGCAGAGGATCATCCTTCAAGACTGCCCAAACTGCGCGGCTCTGCCTCCTCTGACCTTGCTCCCGTTGCTCGTGACTCTTCATTTGGAGGGGCTGAACTCTATGAAGTGCCTTGATTTCGACTCGTTGGGGGCGCGGGCGAATGGGGGTGCCACGCTGGCCTTCCCGGCGTTAAAGAAGCTAAAGATTTCGAGGATGGAGAGGTGGGAGGAGTGGGATGTGAGCTTGGGGGGCGCTGCGATGCCTCGTCTCCGGTGCTTGAAGATCTCGCAATGTGGCAAGGTGAAGGCGCTGCCGGCGCTCCTCCTCCGTGGCTCGATGTTGAGGAAGCTGCGGATCGACGGCTGCCCCGTGCTGCATCGGCTGTACAACAAGGAGAGTGGGGAGCTTTGGAGTGAGATTGCACACATATCAAAAGTTAAGAGTTTCTTGAAGTTTATAAATGTGGTGCTGAGAagaatttgtgttttgttttggtGCGGTTTATTTGAAGTTGTTAATGTTATTGTTTGA
- the LOC121768067 gene encoding protein DEEPER ROOTING 1-like, producing MSENEFLTNKPNLTPIIFADHRKKEPPKEEFSDWPHGLLTIGTFGNTARTDNKEQIQAAEEQCSSPDLSEFTVEEVGKLQKELKKLLTRKTAAEEQPADLPLNRFLNCPSSLEVDRTNSNRFSTYSDDKDEEEIDRTIRIILGRCKDVCEKKKKKKKKNNYTLGKKSLTFLVKKVFACRSGFAPAPSIQDTLQESRMEKLMRIMLTKKMNSQKPSRMASKRCIEDYMAKSEADEDQESRYEGGEGSSKWDKTNSDFIVLEI from the exons ATGTCTGAAAATGAGTTCTTGACAAATAAACCGAACCTAACACCAATCATCTTTGCAGATCACAGAAAGAAAGAGCCACCAAAGGAAGAGTTCAGCGACTGGCCCCACGGCCTACTCACCATCGGGACTTTTGGAAACACAGCCCGAACAGACAACAAGGAACAAATTCAAGCAGCAGAGGAGCAATGCTCATCTCCTGATCTCTCAGAATTCACAGTTGAGGAAGTAGGGAAGCTGCAAAAGGAGCTAAAGAAGCTCCTAACGCGAAAGACAGCTGCTGAGGAGCAGCCGGCTGATCTCCCATTGAACAGATTCCTCAACTGCCCTTCTAGTTTGGAAGTGGACAGGACTAATTCAAACAGGTTCAGCACGTACTCAGACGACAAAGATGAGGAGGAGATTGATCGGACGATCAGGATCATCCTAGGCAGATGCAAAGATGTGtgtgagaagaagaagaagaagaagaagaagaataattaTACACTTGGGAAGAAGTCCTTAACCTTCCTTGTCAAGAAAGTCTTTGCTTGCAGAAGTGGCTTTGCCCCGGCTCCTAGCATTCAAGACACTCTTCAAGAATCAAGAATGGAGAAG CTTATGAGGATAATGCTGACCAAGAAAATGAACTCTCAAAAACCTTCAAGAATGGCATCAAAGAGATGCATAGAAGATTACATGGCTAAATCCGAGGCAGACGAAGATCAAGAATCGCGCTATGAGGGTGGAGAGGGATCATCTAAATGGGACAAGACTAATTCTGATT TTATTGTGCTAGAGATTTAG